In the genome of Croceimicrobium hydrocarbonivorans, one region contains:
- the hpf gene encoding ribosome hibernation-promoting factor, HPF/YfiA family, which yields MKWDIQTVDFKATEELLSFTEEKVSGLHKYYDQIVGAEVYLKLIQDEANQNKKAEIKLNIPGNDLFAESHDASFEKAVHDAVDKLKGQIRKLKTKMQKH from the coding sequence ATGAAATGGGATATCCAAACTGTAGACTTTAAAGCTACAGAAGAGTTGCTCTCCTTTACTGAAGAAAAAGTAAGTGGATTGCACAAGTACTACGATCAAATCGTAGGTGCGGAAGTTTACCTGAAACTGATTCAGGACGAAGCGAATCAAAACAAAAAAGCAGAAATCAAGCTGAATATTCCCGGCAATGATCTCTTCGCCGAAAGTCACGATGCTTCTTTCGAAAAAGCCGTGCATGATGCAGTAGACAAGCTTAAAGGACAAATCCGCAAGCTTAAAACCAAAATGCAAAAGCACTAA
- a CDS encoding glycosyltransferase family protein, which produces MQFLFAAKDGFTYNRTYILAEGLKELGHDVQYYKIPERQPKYGQVLRDLSLKADVVLVPPFRHRDLSFVRRYAQAPVVFDPLISRYLTKVVDYGHYWKAPQKWWIDFRDFRNCDLLLADTAAHLQYFEKTLRLPSSLPKAVVPVGVHLEEFPAHYPKKDDTLEVGFYGTFVPLQGVLSIIEAIALLKEEKDLNFTLLGTGHQYEEARQLAADRGLSLDIFKGWIPYDELAAQIAKFDLALGVFGESLKADLVVPNKLYHYAASGKAILTKDSPGLREVFEPGTDVLTAEANPQAIADKILYLRDHRDELSALGHKARQKMEASYSKAAIAQRLVDAVQKL; this is translated from the coding sequence ATGCAGTTCCTCTTCGCCGCCAAGGATGGTTTTACTTACAACCGCACCTATATTTTGGCCGAAGGTTTAAAGGAATTGGGGCATGATGTACAGTATTATAAGATTCCCGAACGCCAGCCGAAATACGGCCAGGTGCTTCGGGATCTTAGTTTAAAGGCTGATGTGGTTCTGGTGCCACCCTTTCGTCATCGCGACCTGAGCTTTGTACGTCGCTATGCCCAGGCCCCAGTGGTTTTTGATCCCCTAATTTCCCGCTACCTTACCAAGGTGGTCGACTATGGCCATTATTGGAAAGCTCCCCAAAAATGGTGGATCGATTTTCGGGATTTTAGAAATTGTGATCTCCTCCTAGCCGATACCGCTGCCCATCTGCAGTATTTCGAGAAAACCTTGAGACTCCCCTCCTCCTTGCCTAAGGCCGTGGTACCCGTGGGTGTGCATTTGGAGGAATTCCCAGCCCATTACCCCAAAAAGGATGATACGCTCGAAGTGGGATTTTACGGCACTTTCGTGCCCTTACAAGGAGTTTTAAGCATCATAGAGGCCATAGCCCTACTCAAGGAGGAGAAAGACCTTAATTTCACCTTATTAGGAACCGGTCATCAATATGAGGAAGCGCGGCAATTAGCTGCTGATCGCGGTTTATCTCTGGATATTTTCAAAGGCTGGATTCCCTACGATGAATTAGCTGCGCAAATTGCCAAATTCGATCTGGCCCTCGGCGTTTTTGGTGAATCACTCAAAGCTGATTTGGTAGTACCCAATAAACTCTATCACTATGCGGCCTCCGGAAAAGCCATCCTCACTAAAGACAGTCCGGGTTTACGGGAGGTTTTTGAGCCGGGTACAGATGTACTCACCGCCGAAGCTAATCCGCAAGCCATAGCCGATAAAATTCTATACCTACGCGATCATCGCGATGAATTAAGCGCCTTAGGCCACAAAGCCCGCCAAAAGATGGAAGCATCCTACAGCAAAGCCGCTATTGCGCAGCGCCTGGTAGATGCAGTACAAAAACTCTAA
- a CDS encoding nicotinate-nucleotide--dimethylbenzimidazole phosphoribosyltransferase has protein sequence MSSLNNLSFDLKPLKPLKAELKEKIQAEKSGQKLNFQPRAFFQFFTWLNRVQGKKQAQLLNIDILSFAGDHGINAEFSTPRFRSGEFLMDAMRQETMPELWKGNLSLQHFWVDLGVDYAFESNISYWLNHNNKLINSKIKARTESFSSYPAMTDDELAEAFYSGRKLVDRAHYQEKDLLVLHSLGEGQIFSVYALAWALSISDAKAWTKYLPAWLGQEVEQEIQRLAKKHPISHNPFTNLCFYGGFETVALCGAIIRAAEKGIPFLLADPMAIIAWQYAAKIVPGVEQYGYAVGNFAEHLSKDYGSFKENMSYTASGREWYPFIWKMQQELRQFNAQ, from the coding sequence ATGTCGTCTTTAAATAATCTCAGTTTTGATTTAAAACCTTTAAAACCGCTTAAGGCGGAGCTAAAGGAAAAGATACAAGCAGAAAAGTCCGGGCAGAAATTAAACTTTCAGCCCAGGGCTTTTTTTCAGTTTTTCACTTGGCTAAATCGAGTTCAGGGGAAAAAGCAGGCTCAATTGCTGAATATTGATATTCTCAGCTTTGCCGGTGATCATGGTATAAATGCTGAATTCTCAACACCTCGTTTTCGCAGTGGTGAATTTTTAATGGATGCCATGCGGCAAGAAACCATGCCCGAATTATGGAAGGGGAATTTGAGCCTTCAACATTTTTGGGTAGATCTGGGAGTTGATTATGCCTTTGAGTCGAATATCAGCTATTGGCTAAATCACAATAACAAATTAATTAATAGTAAGATAAAAGCTAGAACCGAAAGTTTTAGTTCATATCCTGCAATGACCGATGATGAGCTCGCCGAAGCCTTTTACAGCGGTCGGAAATTAGTGGATAGAGCCCATTATCAAGAAAAGGATCTGCTGGTTTTACACAGTTTAGGGGAAGGGCAAATCTTTAGTGTTTATGCTTTGGCCTGGGCTTTAAGTATTAGTGATGCCAAAGCCTGGACTAAGTATTTACCAGCTTGGTTAGGTCAGGAGGTAGAACAGGAAATTCAGCGTCTGGCCAAAAAACATCCTATTAGTCATAATCCCTTTACCAATCTCTGCTTTTACGGAGGATTTGAAACCGTGGCCCTTTGTGGGGCGATTATCCGAGCGGCAGAAAAAGGTATTCCCTTTCTGCTAGCGGATCCTATGGCGATTATTGCCTGGCAGTATGCGGCTAAGATTGTTCCTGGAGTAGAGCAATATGGCTATGCTGTGGGAAACTTCGCAGAGCATTTAAGCAAAGACTACGGTTCCTTTAAGGAAAACATGAGCTATACCGCTAGTGGGAGGGAATGGTATCCCTTTATTTGGAAGATGCAGCAGGAATTGCGCCAGTTTAATGCTCAATAA
- a CDS encoding M14 family zinc carboxypeptidase: MQFSTQNSNNTSLKSLVPERRWLRLEHLNDLWAFVGNHEDFQIESIGHSEEGRDLKVILWGKGPKRIFAWTQMHGNEPTATLACADLLQDLVSDPELMALESKIEVALVLMLNPDGAERFQRRNALGIDLNRDAVARCSAEIKAYFNFLEAFKPQWAFNLHDQRNIFSAGASEHCATLSFLAPSADEERSIRLERKVSMQMIAAIHQKLEDSLSGHFGRYSDEFYPRALGDNLMKLGIPNVLFEAGHFPGDRFRRKARELNYRGLKEALHLVATDAWELVDPALYHLIPENKSHLRDLIFRDLQFGNCRLDLALMEQEVPNKESGELEIKFRIDDIGDLSHLHGIQEYKGGILAFEGDFNQDALANGRIQSEREFVFKHGYLQEH; encoded by the coding sequence ATGCAATTCTCTACTCAAAACTCTAATAATACTAGCCTAAAATCTTTGGTTCCGGAGCGACGATGGTTGCGCCTGGAGCACCTGAATGACTTATGGGCTTTTGTGGGAAATCACGAAGATTTTCAAATTGAATCTATTGGCCACAGTGAAGAAGGTCGGGACTTGAAGGTGATTCTCTGGGGGAAAGGCCCGAAACGAATATTTGCTTGGACCCAAATGCATGGCAATGAGCCTACCGCGACCTTGGCTTGTGCCGATTTGCTACAGGATTTAGTTTCAGATCCTGAATTAATGGCACTGGAATCCAAAATCGAAGTGGCCTTAGTTTTAATGTTAAATCCGGATGGAGCCGAGCGCTTTCAAAGGCGCAATGCCCTGGGGATTGATTTAAACCGAGATGCTGTAGCCCGCTGCAGTGCTGAGATTAAGGCCTATTTCAATTTCCTGGAAGCCTTTAAACCTCAGTGGGCTTTTAATCTGCATGATCAGCGAAATATTTTTAGTGCCGGAGCCAGTGAGCATTGCGCTACCCTAAGTTTCTTGGCACCTTCAGCGGATGAAGAGCGCAGTATCCGTTTGGAGCGCAAGGTGAGTATGCAAATGATTGCCGCTATACATCAAAAGCTGGAAGACAGTCTTAGTGGACATTTCGGGCGATATAGCGATGAATTTTATCCTCGTGCTTTAGGGGATAACCTCATGAAATTGGGTATTCCTAATGTTTTATTTGAAGCCGGTCATTTTCCTGGAGATCGCTTCCGCCGAAAGGCTCGAGAGCTCAATTACCGTGGTTTAAAAGAAGCCTTGCATTTGGTTGCCACTGATGCCTGGGAATTGGTAGATCCCGCCTTATATCATCTAATTCCTGAAAACAAAAGCCATTTGCGCGACCTTATATTTAGAGATCTGCAATTTGGTAATTGCCGTTTAGACCTGGCTCTGATGGAGCAAGAGGTGCCGAATAAAGAAAGTGGGGAACTGGAGATTAAATTTCGCATTGATGATATTGGCGATCTCAGTCATCTCCATGGTATTCAAGAATATAAAGGCGGAATATTGGCATTTGAAGGGGATTTCAATCAGGATGCCTTAGCCAATGGTCGGATCCAAAGTGAACGTGAATTTGTATTTAAACATGGCTATTTACAAGAGCATTAA
- a CDS encoding alkaline phosphatase D family protein: protein MKRLAFSIALSILSLTIVAQSNKVLSGPLLGYAEMKEALIWVQLRDKGSVKLNYWPQNSPEQKQETDLVSTSANTGNTAKLYLRNLEPGTIYEYEVMVDDENQKFKFPLEFDTEPLWDYRTDPPAFSIAMGSCTYINEEAYDRPGTPYGGDYQIFKSIESQKPDAMLWLGDNIYLRDADWWTRSGYIHRYTHTRSIEEMQALMASCNNYAIWDDHDFGPNDANGSWIHRDLALEMFKLFWPNPSFGYRDMPCTFSAFNYRDCDFVMMDNRFYRTEPSEEHPEQIFGTQQIDRMIDLLKQSHAPFKFVLTGGQFLNTAQVFENHSNYEEERDYILKRLNDEDIKNVIFISGDRHHSEVDKLQLPNGNWVYEFTVSPLTSGAAHQVTEENDYRVEGSLIQERNFAVMNISGKRKARKLVLIYYNSEGEQIYSWSLSE, encoded by the coding sequence ATGAAACGATTAGCATTTAGTATAGCTTTAAGTATACTATCCTTAACTATTGTGGCTCAATCTAATAAGGTTTTAAGCGGACCACTATTAGGTTATGCGGAAATGAAAGAAGCCCTAATTTGGGTACAGCTCCGCGATAAAGGCTCAGTTAAACTCAATTACTGGCCCCAAAACAGTCCCGAACAAAAGCAAGAAACCGACTTGGTGAGCACCTCTGCAAATACCGGGAATACCGCCAAACTCTACCTCCGCAATTTGGAGCCCGGCACCATTTACGAATACGAAGTGATGGTCGACGATGAAAACCAAAAATTTAAATTCCCCCTGGAGTTCGATACCGAACCCTTATGGGATTATCGCACTGATCCTCCTGCCTTCTCTATTGCCATGGGAAGCTGTACCTATATTAATGAAGAAGCCTACGATCGGCCAGGCACTCCGTATGGTGGCGATTATCAGATATTCAAGAGTATAGAATCGCAAAAGCCGGATGCCATGCTTTGGTTGGGCGATAATATCTATTTACGTGATGCTGATTGGTGGACGCGCTCTGGATACATCCACCGCTACACCCATACCCGTTCTATTGAGGAAATGCAGGCGCTAATGGCCTCTTGTAATAATTATGCGATTTGGGATGACCATGATTTCGGCCCAAATGACGCCAATGGCTCCTGGATCCATCGCGATTTGGCCCTGGAGATGTTTAAGCTCTTTTGGCCCAATCCCAGTTTTGGATACCGTGATATGCCTTGCACCTTTAGTGCCTTTAATTACCGAGACTGTGATTTTGTAATGATGGACAACCGCTTTTACCGCACCGAGCCAAGCGAGGAGCATCCTGAGCAGATTTTTGGAACCCAGCAGATTGATCGTATGATTGACCTCCTAAAACAAAGTCATGCGCCCTTTAAATTCGTTTTAACCGGTGGGCAATTCTTAAACACCGCCCAAGTATTCGAAAACCATAGCAATTACGAAGAAGAGCGTGATTATATCCTCAAGCGCCTAAATGATGAGGATATTAAGAATGTGATCTTCATCAGTGGCGACCGTCACCATAGCGAAGTAGATAAATTACAGTTACCTAATGGCAATTGGGTGTATGAGTTCACGGTTTCGCCTTTAACCAGCGGGGCAGCACATCAGGTGACTGAGGAAAATGACTACCGCGTGGAAGGTTCCTTAATTCAGGAACGCAATTTCGCGGTAATGAACATCAGCGGAAAGCGCAAAGCTCGTAAGCTGGTACTGATCTATTACAATAGCGAAGGCGAACAAATCTACTCCTGGTCCCTAAGTGAGTGA
- a CDS encoding aldehyde dehydrogenase family protein, giving the protein MAIYKSINPYNQELIGEFPEDLSTELEAKIAAAHSLSPLEDHYSFPIRRKAVQNLAGLLRERKTELAVHICDEMGKVLKEAEAEVEKCAWLCDYYYEKSPEFLADQKLDLGDAQAIRRYEALGVILGIMPWNFPLWQVFRFAVPAILAGNRVLLKHAPNCNLSADDLQSIFDDAGLPVAAYSAVRLSNETVAELLTDARIKGVSLTGSEKAGRTVAEIAGRELKPQVLELGGSNAFILHSSAKVKAAAQLASSALLLNAGQSCIAAKRFLVHESLYTEFIQELKAVFSNYSIGDPKASSTSIGPLARPDLKANALRQIEESLAQGAKLELGGKGDGNLLEPTILSGVNPDMTVFKEEVFAPIASIMSYADFEEAIAISNSSRYGLGVSLIGEDRDFMLSQASRFEEGAVFINDLVKSDPRLPFGGVKNSGYGRELGPEGIHSFCNLKTIYLKGD; this is encoded by the coding sequence ATGGCTATTTACAAGAGCATTAATCCTTATAATCAAGAACTTATAGGGGAATTCCCCGAAGATTTATCGACAGAGCTGGAAGCCAAAATCGCAGCCGCCCACAGTCTAAGTCCTTTAGAGGATCATTATTCATTTCCCATCCGCCGAAAGGCCGTCCAAAATTTAGCTGGCCTCTTGCGTGAGCGTAAAACTGAATTGGCCGTGCATATTTGCGATGAAATGGGCAAGGTGCTTAAGGAAGCGGAGGCCGAAGTGGAAAAATGTGCCTGGCTTTGTGACTATTATTATGAAAAGAGCCCCGAATTTTTAGCCGATCAAAAGCTGGATTTAGGCGATGCCCAGGCGATTCGTCGCTATGAAGCCTTAGGAGTGATTTTAGGCATTATGCCCTGGAACTTCCCACTGTGGCAGGTTTTCCGCTTTGCGGTGCCAGCTATTTTAGCGGGAAATCGGGTTTTATTGAAGCATGCTCCCAATTGCAATTTAAGTGCAGATGATCTCCAGAGCATATTTGATGATGCAGGCTTGCCTGTGGCTGCTTATTCTGCTGTGCGACTATCCAATGAAACGGTAGCCGAATTGCTCACAGATGCACGCATTAAAGGTGTAAGCCTTACCGGTAGTGAAAAAGCTGGGCGTACGGTAGCTGAGATTGCAGGCCGTGAGTTAAAGCCTCAGGTTTTGGAATTAGGTGGATCCAATGCCTTTATCCTTCATTCCAGTGCTAAGGTGAAAGCCGCGGCTCAACTGGCTTCCAGCGCTCTTTTATTAAATGCCGGGCAAAGCTGTATTGCTGCTAAGCGCTTTTTGGTGCATGAATCCTTGTATACCGAGTTTATCCAAGAATTGAAAGCAGTGTTTTCTAATTATAGCATTGGTGATCCCAAGGCATCCAGTACTAGTATTGGTCCTTTGGCACGCCCCGATTTAAAAGCCAATGCCCTGCGTCAAATTGAAGAAAGTCTGGCTCAAGGTGCGAAATTGGAGCTAGGAGGGAAGGGTGATGGCAATCTTTTGGAGCCCACCATTTTAAGTGGGGTAAATCCGGATATGACCGTTTTTAAAGAAGAGGTATTTGCGCCCATCGCCTCAATCATGAGCTATGCCGATTTTGAGGAAGCGATTGCCATTAGCAACAGCAGTCGCTATGGTTTAGGGGTGAGCCTTATTGGTGAGGACCGCGATTTTATGCTTAGTCAGGCTTCCCGATTTGAGGAAGGCGCGGTATTTATCAATGACCTGGTAAAAAGTGATCCGCGCTTGCCTTTTGGAGGCGTGAAGAATTCCGGTTATGGTCGCGAATTAGGTCCGGAGGGCATCCATTCCTTCTGCAACCTGAAAACCATTTACCTGAAAGGGGATTAA
- a CDS encoding DUF6580 family putative transport protein, translating into MKKQLIYLAILFVLAIGSRLIAPWPNFTAMTAVVFTGGMLFGKRYQALLFPMLILFVSDFIINNTLYSYMGFTLITQGAGWLYSSYLLIALLGVLNFGSSKWAHVIVGGISGTLLFFLLTNFGVWLGNPAYPQNVNGLIGSYVAGLPFLFNQVMGTVFYGIVIVAAYRLTEGKPILERIRA; encoded by the coding sequence ATGAAGAAACAACTGATCTACCTAGCGATCCTATTTGTCCTTGCCATTGGCAGCCGTTTGATTGCTCCCTGGCCTAATTTCACCGCTATGACTGCGGTTGTTTTTACCGGTGGAATGCTCTTTGGTAAACGCTACCAGGCCCTCCTCTTCCCTATGCTTATCTTATTTGTAAGCGACTTTATCATTAACAATACCCTCTATTCTTATATGGGCTTCACTTTAATCACCCAGGGCGCTGGATGGTTATACAGCTCTTACTTATTAATCGCCCTCTTAGGCGTATTAAATTTTGGTAGCTCTAAATGGGCTCACGTAATTGTAGGTGGTATTAGCGGAACTTTATTATTCTTCTTGCTTACCAATTTCGGTGTATGGTTAGGAAACCCTGCTTACCCACAAAATGTTAATGGCCTAATAGGCTCTTATGTTGCAGGTTTACCTTTCTTATTCAATCAAGTAATGGGAACCGTATTTTACGGAATAGTAATCGTAGCAGCCTATCGTTTAACCGAAGGCAAGCCTATCCTGGAGCGCATTAGAGCTTAG
- a CDS encoding YncE family protein encodes MKKIALLGLSLLLIGACKKDSDTDGTDGGNGGGSSSGMQAYIGIEGTSPNGISSLAMYNVTNQTIENNVFRKANINPMGSQLSDMMLDKSRNQLVLIVPGSNKIVFVDAKTLKIKFQTRDLLQIRKVAKVSDNLYYVTCPELPGYYVINANNGNVVDEITFDVGVNQTEIAVWEDLAFICNNGSPMSKDSTVSIVRTTEDTLVTNLIVGHSPNSFVIDASNHLWILCSGDLNVADPTQSGTGSLWKYNLDTMYRDIDSGWAITADTVMYFVDNQLRPHYLTHDEAGGNLYYITNLPTGDIAVTNTSIKALNENPIVEDNFYALAFDPINLELYGMRTPDDIEKNGALQIFDPVGNKKTSITIGVKPNNVVFK; translated from the coding sequence ATGAAGAAAATTGCACTTTTAGGCTTGAGCCTCCTGCTGATAGGCGCCTGTAAAAAGGATTCAGACACTGATGGTACTGATGGCGGTAATGGAGGAGGTAGCTCTTCTGGAATGCAAGCCTATATTGGGATTGAAGGAACTTCTCCCAATGGAATCAGTAGTTTGGCGATGTACAATGTGACCAATCAAACGATTGAGAACAATGTATTCCGCAAGGCCAATATCAATCCTATGGGATCACAATTAAGTGATATGATGTTGGATAAGTCTCGTAATCAATTGGTTTTAATCGTACCGGGCTCCAATAAAATCGTATTTGTGGATGCCAAGACTTTGAAGATTAAATTCCAAACTCGAGATCTACTGCAAATCCGGAAAGTAGCTAAGGTTTCTGACAATCTCTATTATGTTACCTGTCCCGAATTACCTGGTTATTATGTGATTAACGCTAATAATGGTAATGTAGTGGATGAAATTACCTTCGATGTAGGGGTTAATCAAACTGAAATTGCGGTTTGGGAAGACTTAGCCTTCATTTGCAATAATGGGAGCCCGATGTCAAAAGACAGTACCGTGAGTATTGTGCGTACAACCGAAGATACTTTGGTAACTAATTTAATCGTGGGCCATTCACCCAACAGTTTTGTAATCGATGCGTCTAATCATTTGTGGATTCTTTGCAGTGGTGATTTAAATGTTGCCGATCCTACCCAAAGTGGTACCGGTTCTTTGTGGAAGTACAATTTGGATACTATGTACCGTGACATTGATTCCGGTTGGGCGATTACAGCCGATACAGTGATGTACTTTGTTGACAATCAATTACGTCCGCATTACCTTACCCATGATGAGGCAGGGGGTAATTTGTACTATATCACCAATTTACCGACCGGAGATATTGCGGTTACTAATACCAGTATTAAAGCTTTGAATGAGAACCCAATAGTAGAGGATAACTTCTATGCGCTGGCTTTCGATCCCATTAATTTGGAATTATACGGAATGCGCACCCCTGATGATATTGAGAAGAACGGGGCCCTACAGATCTTTGATCCGGTAGGTAACAAGAAGACCAGCATTACCATTGGGGTAAAACCCAACAATGTCGTCTTTAAATAA
- a CDS encoding helix-turn-helix domain-containing protein — MEEIAARIKELIADQGLSNKDFAQSIDVAPAIISHVLSGRNNPSLHLIQQITNVYTNVNLDYLLNGKGSMYEDQQLKDYKANEPKVPIDPKEPKEVDKAKQVSSEDEAAYSSFGLPPGARYVSEPSGAPIPYAVKDTIDNPKTEPTDKQEPEYPKEKRDSELTNVYTNVNPVPEKEIDRIIIFYRDRSFREYRPEA, encoded by the coding sequence ATGGAAGAAATTGCCGCTAGGATAAAGGAGTTAATTGCTGATCAGGGTTTAAGTAATAAGGACTTCGCTCAAAGCATAGACGTTGCCCCTGCTATCATTAGTCACGTATTGAGCGGTAGAAATAACCCTTCTTTACACCTTATTCAACAGATTACAAATGTATATACAAATGTAAATCTCGATTATTTATTAAATGGTAAGGGCTCTATGTATGAAGATCAACAATTAAAGGACTATAAAGCCAATGAACCTAAAGTGCCTATAGATCCTAAGGAACCTAAAGAAGTAGATAAAGCTAAGCAAGTAAGTAGTGAGGATGAAGCCGCCTATTCCTCTTTTGGCCTACCTCCTGGTGCTCGCTATGTATCAGAACCCAGTGGAGCTCCCATTCCTTATGCTGTAAAAGACACTATTGATAATCCTAAGACTGAACCTACTGATAAACAAGAGCCTGAGTACCCAAAAGAAAAGCGTGATTCCGAATTAACAAATGTATATACAAATGTTAATCCAGTGCCAGAAAAGGAAATTGACCGCATAATCATCTTTTATCGCGATCGAAGCTTTAGAGAATACCGTCCGGAAGCTTGA
- a CDS encoding pyrophosphohydrolase domain-containing protein, translated as MKKQISAVEAFHNAFRIENRYAPTADIDEKTQLLRYKLMREENEEYLEAAQNGDLVEIADALGDMLYILCGTILSHGMQDKIEEVFDEIQRSNMSKLDANGEPIYREDGKVLKSDQYFKPNIKAILDRD; from the coding sequence ATGAAAAAGCAAATTTCCGCCGTTGAAGCCTTCCACAATGCTTTTCGCATTGAAAACCGTTATGCACCCACTGCTGATATTGATGAAAAAACGCAGCTCTTGCGCTATAAATTAATGCGGGAAGAAAATGAAGAATACCTGGAAGCCGCTCAGAATGGGGATTTGGTGGAAATTGCCGATGCCCTGGGGGATATGCTCTATATCCTTTGTGGCACCATTTTAAGTCATGGTATGCAGGATAAAATTGAAGAGGTATTCGACGAAATTCAGCGTAGCAATATGTCGAAATTGGATGCCAATGGCGAACCTATTTACCGGGAAGACGGCAAGGTGCTGAAAAGTGATCAATACTTTAAGCCCAATATTAAGGCTATTCTCGATCGGGATTAG